The following are from one region of the Nicotiana tabacum cultivar K326 chromosome 3, ASM71507v2, whole genome shotgun sequence genome:
- the LOC142175521 gene encoding uncharacterized protein LOC142175521: MDEQYKKFIEMLKQIQVNIPLIDALREMPGYAKLIKDLMSRKFDFQDLAIITLTQICSVVVTRPIAEKLSGPGSFTISCTIGSYTFAKALCDLGVSIKLMPLAIYKRLGIGRARPTSMLLQLADPTVKRPSGILDDVLVQVGKFVFPIDFVIMECWVDEEIPICWPKNM, from the coding sequence ATGGATGAGCAGTATAAGAAATTCATAGAGATGTTGAAGCAAATCCAGGTGAACATTCCACTGATTGACGCCTTGAGGGAGATGCCTGGATATGCAAAATTGATAAAGGACTTGATGTCTCGCAAGTTCGACTTTCAAGACTTAGCCATTATTACACTAACTCAGATATGTAGTGTTGTCGTGACGAGACCCATAGCTGAGAAGTTGTCCGgcccagggagtttcacaatctCATGCACAATAGGCAGCTATacttttgctaaagcattgtgtgatttgggggTGAGCATAAAATTGATGCCCTTGGCTATCTAtaaaaggttaggcattggaagagcaaGACCTACATCCATGTTACTACAACTAGCCGACCCAACAGTGAAGAGGCCATCAGGTATACTTGATGATGTACTGGTGCAGGTTGGAAAGTTTGTGTTTCCGATAGATTTTGTCATTATGGAATGCTGGGTTGACGAGGAGATTCCCATatgttggcccaagaacatgtga